The following proteins come from a genomic window of Gossypium raimondii isolate GPD5lz chromosome 5, ASM2569854v1, whole genome shotgun sequence:
- the LOC105768404 gene encoding probable disease resistance protein At4g27220 — translation MAEYVAPAAVRIVANEAKEFASPYLRYFFRYGQIVEDFKNQRMALKLTKQRVDTDVDEAKRQTEIIYDDVKNWLRSAEQELEETQNLQDEIDRVKCFKWCPKWGWRYSLSKKLAKKTPIISKLFETSNFAQVGYRRPLQGIEFITSADFMDSESSQSAFNQIMEAINAKGVNMIGLHGMPGVGKTTLAKEVGKHAREQKLFDKVVMFTMSQNPNIRTIQDKVAEMFGLNFHTNTEEGRAEELFRSMQRVNKILVIVDDLWEEFKMERIGIPFGDEHEGCKILLTTRRQQVCTKMNCKEIQLDILSEDEAWVLFRDKTGLEDDCSTLNDVAKEVAAQCKGLPLAIVVVAKALKGESLNGWRDANQRFKDSTHLYDEEVLGGVIEPLKLSYDYLKKGINQMTGNHIQMCFLLCSLFPEDKEISIEILIMCGIGVGLFPNVYSIEDKRKKIIEALKKLQKSGLLLETDGADTIRIHDVIRDFAHWLTSTGENRFMVKDKLKEWPHMDESYTAIALWNCSSIIKNFPDKVEFSKLKTLFLEGEWKRNRDDNFLVVFGTFFEEMKALQVLLLKCVSFSLKGFPSLPNLKTLCCVDCELENFSSSLTNMRSLEILALIGTKIDEISEELVKLSALKYFCLSGVGVEKEMNIPPNLVSRLTSLQELYVETKNNLNLLELKSLSRLTALSLELSTNQIPQEDFVLPKLQRYDIVGGYYSSDREAFRRLNIQNFSSSISAFNNLFCNVEELSLRNVGGQKNIVPSIDEMGVNELTSLHLESCNDMEFLIDTKKDQGSTVAFSNLVELNIESMVSLKGLCYGVSPSRFLQNLKQVSIERCEELQVIFQMDKLSEKVKCQAPLLSNLTILKLYSLPKLERIWEVKQSHRAIASLQSLKVVRIDYCDNLKTIFSPCLALSMLHLEELYIRYCDRLEQVIGFGQEDEIIENDCLLYCWPKLRFLHIQDCESLKYISTNTLIQSLEYVYIKNCHQLIQVYNMEQNIVLPELGSQESLTNLTFLRLISLSELKYMWNGPNHYLRSVDITECHKLTYLFSEITARTLVHLQFLWIWDCYSLEHLIGEAENMDEIDVSNIKDQSSLFLPKLKVVKIRRCENLKYLCSSQGFPYLESIDIEDCPRLIQIFNTEKNKDGFGLQNLCWTKLKTLWIVDCQRLKYVFANTLTQGFPLLESVFLLNCPQLLQFFSLKEERDVLGDHILLNVPFLKNLEVSNCPQISCFIVQAQLIEELTLSNVGNFRQLCNTDVPVLNEGCIVVGNHEEVFQVQGGYSFSSIKTLELRNLFEVRVIWNDFAQVVTLENLTTLTLRDCKKLRYIFSPMMARSLSHLKGLFIEGCEEIERLILAKDQVSSSSSNGDTSLQPMSFPNLTEIVVIDCKNLSSLFPFGFAPVLPKLERLIVERNSKLEQVFELEEKAEVVAEEEMKFDKLLNLSLEELPGLIHFCPKGYHFVFPEMTQLKVRDCPKLTTVFFIDSQKFIHCKTKVPQLVEQEAVEESTTVSNVIFN, via the exons ATGGCCGAATATGTTGCCCCTGCTGCTGTCAGAATTGTGGCAAACGAGGCAAAGGAATTCGCATCACCTTATCTCCGTTACTTTTTCCGTTATGGACAGATTGTTgaagatttcaagaatcaacgAATGGCACTTAAATTGACGAAACAGAGGGTGGACACTGATGTCGATGAGGCTAAAAGGCAAACTGAGATCATCTATGATGACGTTAAGAACTGGCTTAGAAGTGCTGAGCAAGAACTGGAAGAAACCCAGAACTTGCAAGATGAAATAGATCGCGTCAAGTGTTTCAAATGGTGTCCTAAATGGGGCTGGCGATATTCCTTAAGTAAGAAACTGGCAAAGAAGACTCCTATTATCTCTAAACTTTTTGAGACTTCTAACTTTGCACAGGTGGGCTATCGTCGTCCTCTTCAAGGCATAGAGTTCATCACATCCGCTGATTTCATGGACTCTGAATCTTCACAATCAGCTTTCAACCAGATCATGGAGGCTATAAATGCTAAGGGTGTCAACATGATCGGACTGCACGGAATGCCAGGAGTTGGTAAAACAACTTTAGCCAAAGAAGTTGGGAAGCATGCTCGAGAACAAAAGTTGTTTGATAAAGTTGTGATGTTTACTATGTCCCAAAATCCAAACATCAGAACAATTCAAGATAAAGTTGCAGAGatgtttggtttaaattttcatacaaatacAGAAGAAGGAAGAGCAGAAGAGCTATTCAGGAGTATGCAACGCGTGAACAAAATCCTCGTAATTGTCGACGACCTCTGGGAAGAATTCAAAATGGAGAGAATCGGAATTCCATTCGGTGATGAACACGAGGGTTGTAAAATTCTTCTGACTACACGTCGTCAACAAGTCTGCACTAAAATGAACTGTAAGGAAATTCAACTTGACATCTTATCCGAAGACGAAGCATGGGTTTTATTTCGAGATAAAACTGGTTTAGAAGATGATTGTTCCACCTTGAATGATGTAGCCAAAGAGGTTGCTGCTCAATGTAAGGGATTGCCTCTTGCAATTGTTGTCGTGGCCAAAGCTTTAAAAGGTGAGAGTTTAAATGGGTGGAGAGACGCAAATCAGAGATTCAAGGACTCAACGCATTTGTATGATGAAGAAGTCCTAGGGGGTGTCATCGAGCCTCTTAAGCTTAGCTACGATTACTTGAAGAAAGGCATTAACCAAATGACGGGAAATCACATCCAAATGTGTTTCTTACTGTGTTCCCTTTTTCCTGAAGATAAAGAAATCAGTATTGAGATATTGATTATGTGCGGAATTGGAGTAGGATTGTTCCCTAATGTTTACTCGATTGAagataaaaggaagaaaattatTGAAGCACTAAAAAAACTCCAAAAATCTGGCTTGTTATTGGAAACTGATGGTGCAGATACGATTAGAATCCATGATGTGATTCGAGATTTTGCTCATTGGCTAACATCAACGGGAGAAAATAGGTTCATGGTAAAAGATAAGTTGAAAGAATGGCCTCATATGGATGAAAGTTATACTGCAATCGCATTATGGAATTGTAGTAGtatcataaaaaattttcctGATAAAGTGGAATTTTCAAAgctcaaaactttgtttttagaGGGTGAGTGGAAGAGGAACCGAGATGATAATTTCCTAGTGGTTTTCGGTACattttttgaagaaatgaaaGCCCTCCAAGTTTTACTTCTCAAATGTGTCAGCTTCTCACTGAAAGGATTCCCTTCCTTACCAAATCTTAAAACTTTGTGTTGTGTGGATTGCGAGCTGGAAAACTTCTCATCATCACTGACAAATATGAGAAGCCTTGAGATTCTTGCATTGATTGGCACTAAAATTGATGAGATAAGTGAAGAATTAGTGAAGTTGTCTGCACTGAAATATTTTTGTCTTTCTGGTGTTGGagttgaaaaagaaatgaatatcCCCCCAAATTTGGTATCAAG GTTGACTTCACTACAAGAGTTGTATGTCGAAACCAAAAATAATCTCAACTTATTGGAGTTGAAGTCATTGTCTCGTTTAACTGCACTATCACTGGAACTTTCTACTAATCAAATTCCTCAAGAAGATTTTGTGCTCCCTAAACTACAAAGGTACGATATAGTTGGAGGATATTATAGTAGCGATCGGGAGGCGTTTAGAAGAttgaatattcaaaatttctcaTCTTCAATAAGtgcatttaacaatttattttgcaATGTGGAAGAGTTGAGTTTGAGGAATGTTGGTGGACAAAAGAATATTGTGCCAAGCATAGATGAAATGGGAGTAAATGAGTTGACTTCTCTGCATCTAGAATCTTGCAATGATATGGAATTCTTGATTGATACAAAAAAGGATCAAGGGTCAACTGTTGCATTCTCTAATTTGGTGGAATTAAATATAGAAAGCATGGTTTCTTTGAAAGGGTTGTGCTATGGTGTTTCTCCGAGTAGGTTCTTGCAAAACCTTAAGCAAGTGAGCATCGAACGTTGTGAAGAGTTACAAGTGATATTTCAAATGGATAAACTTTCTGAAAAAGTGAAATGTCAGGCACCATTGCTctcaaatttaacaatattgaAACTATATTCATTGCCGAAATTGGAGAGGATATGGGAAGTAAAGCAATCCCATCGTGCAATTGCAAGCCTCCAAAGTCTAAAGGTTGTAAGAATTGACTATTGTGATAATCTGAAAACAATCTTCTCACCTTGCCTAGCTTTAAGTATGTTGCATCTAGAAGAACTTTATATAAGGTACTGCGATCGACTAGAGCAAGTCATTGGTTTTGGCCAAGAAGACGAGATTATTGAG AATGATTGTCTTCTTTATTGCTGGCCGAAATTGAGATTTCTTCACATACAAGATtgtgaaagtttgaaatatatttCTACAAACACTTTGATTCAATCCTTGGAATATGTTTACATAAAGAATTGTCATCAACTTATACAAGTCTACAACATGGAACAAAACATTGTGCTTCCTGAACTTGGATCACAG GAATCTCTgacaaatttaacttttttgaGGTTAATATCATTGTCAGAATTGAAGTACATGTGGAACGGACCGAACCATTACCTCCGTAGTGTGGATATAACTGAATGTCATAAACTCACATATCTCTTTTCGGAAATCACTGCTCGAACTTTGGTGCATTTGCAATTTCTTTGGATTTGGGATTGCTACTCTTTAGAACATTTAATCGGAGAAGCAGAAAACATGGATGAAATAGATGTTTCAAACATAAAAGATCAGTCTTCTCTGTTCTTGCCAAAATTGAAAGTTGTCAAAATTAGAAGATGtgaaaacttgaaatatttGTGTTCAAGTCAAGGATTTCCCTACCTGGAATCTATTGATATAGAAGATTGTCCTCGACTTATACAAATCTTCAACACGGAAAAAAATAAGGATGGATTTGGATTACAG AATCTTTGCtggacaaaattgaaaactCTCTGGATAGTGGATTGCCAACGATTGAAATATGTGTTTGCAAACACTTTAACTCAGGGATTTCCATTGTTGGAATCTGTTTTCCTACTGAACTGCCCTCAACTACTACAATTCTTCAGTTTGAAAGAAGAAAGGGATGTGCTTGGTGATCACATTCTacttaatgtgccctttctgaAAAATTTAGAAGTGTCAAATTGTCCCCAAATCTCATGCTTCATTGTACAAGCTCAGCTGATAGAG GAATTGACTCTTAGTAACGTGGGAAATTTCCGCCAATTATGCAACACTGATGTTCCTGTATTGAATGAAGGTTGTATAGTAGTTGGGAATCATGAAGAAGTATTTCAAGTTCAAGGCGGGTACTCGTTCTCAAGCATAAAAACATTGGAATTGAGGAATTTATTTGAAGTGCGGGTTATATGGAATGATTTTGCTCAAGTTGTAACCCTTGAGAACCTTACAACTCTAACACTGAGAGATTGCAAGAAGCTAAGATATATATTTTCACCTATGATGGCTCGCAGTTTATCACATTTGAAGGGTCTTTTCATCGAGGGGTGTGAGGAAATAGAGCGACTCATTTTAGCCAAGGATCAAgtttcttcatcatcatcaaatgGTGATACTAGCCTCCAACCTATGAGCTTTCCAAATTTGACTGAGATTGTTGTTATAGATTGTAAAAATTTGAGCAGTCTCTTTCCTTTTGGATTTGCTCCTGTTCTTCCAAAGCTTGAAAGGCTCATAGTAGAAAGAAATTCTAAATTGGAACAAGTATTCGAATTAGAAGAAAAAGCGGAAGTGGTAGCTGAAGAGGagatgaaatttgataaattactaaatttatcaCTTGAAGAACTACCTGGCCTCAttcacttttgtcccaaaggaTATCATTTTGTATTCCCAGAAATGACGCAGTTGAAAGTAAGAGATTGCCCTAAGTTGACTACTGTTTTCTTCATTGATTCACAGAAATTTATACATTGCAAAACAAAG GTACCTCAGTTGGTTGAGCAAGAGGCGGTTGAAGAGTCTACCACTGTTTCAAATGTAATTTTCAACTAG